ACAGTATAAAGGGCATCTGGCAGttaaaaaaagcgggggggggggagagacagagaaacagtgtCTACTATAAAAATAGAATGAGGCACTATCAGAGCAGGTCTAAAAAGGAGGACAGCCAAGCAAAATTAAAGTGTGCTCTTCTCACCCAGCTTAAGAGGGGAAGGTCTCTCTACACAGCATGGTTCTAGCCTCCTCTTCCTCATATGTGCATGTACATCCCAGAGGACCCTATAACATGCCCCTCAGTTTCAGAACattcacctccccctccacttTCTGCTCAATGATAAGTAGGATTTTTGTAATTTGGACATATGTCTGATCTATTACTGCGAACAAAAGGGAAGCACATATTGGTTTTTGTGATATTCTTGTTGCCAAGACATGAGGAAAGTCTGAATCCATCTAAGATTTTTGCAGAGCTCAGAGGCAGGCACTGTATGTCACAAGATGCTGAGTGCCCAGAGATGAGCTGAAAAGATCCCTAGATGCAACATCTCAGGGGAAGAGTCTACATGGGGGCTAAGTCACGTTAGCAGACTCACTCCTCTATCCTTTCCTTATTTATGGATGTATTTACTATTTATGAAGCTTTCTAGCAATATGAACTTTTCTGATTATGGAAGAGTGGGAAAACACAGAGGGGGACTGTGAACATTCTGTAATGAGAGGCGAAGGATTTAAAACTATATTAAACTTCatcaaaaaatgtttctttgcaCTGGAATTTGGCATCATACTGCCACTTCCCATGCCATCTCAGGACATAGTTGAGTCCATAAAATTTCTTAGGATCCCAAGAGCCAGAATGTTGTATAAATTACCCAGTTATAGAGATCCTCCCTGTCTTCCAAAAGTTCCCATGAGAAATGAAGAGGGCCATGGTGACTGAATGGGGAGATACCTTCCCATACCATAAGAAAGAACAAGCTAAAGATATAGAAATGCCCAGTACAACGAAGAACATGAGCACAGTACAGTCAGCCCTCATATCACGGGAGATGAAAGTGGAAATTCTGTAGAGAACGGGAGAAGGTGCAGATCTCTTCTCACCATACcgaggagaaaaggggaagctgCAGACACCATTCCATACTGTAGGACAGCCAGTATATTGCAGAAAAGGTCCCCCTGGCCCTCAGTGTATGAGACAGCTGGAGACCACACACTATTTCTAGCAGCTGTTGGTTACAAACAGCTTAAGTTACAAACAGCTTAAGTTACAAACAGACCTGTTCATTTATCCTGATGTGCCTTACAAAAATTACCATATTCTACCCATGCCGTGAAGAGGGAGACAGCCTCATATAATGGTGTAGACATGCCCAAACCGGTGAAAAGCAGGGTGGAAATGCAGACCCTCACCCATCACCATGAATAAAGACTCGGTGAAGACACAGATGCACCGCATACCGTGGAGAAGAACATGGTAAAGGTGTAGACAGCAGCTTCCAGCACATATCGGCTCCGAATGGCCAGGACCACAGGTGGCAAAAACATGAGGTTGCTCAGGCAGAGTAGTAGCGTGGATAGCAGCTGGAATCCATAGGTGAGCGCATCTGCGCTGTCGGTgcagccccagcccctccaccCTGCGAGTGGGGAGGGCACAAGGTAGAAGGTGGAAGAGGGCCCAAGGCAGCCACAGGTTCGGCACTCCTGCCGGAGGCCTCTCGCCAACCCTATGACACTGCCAGGGAAGGTGGTCTCCGGCCTCCCATTCTCTCCAAACCCATCCTCAATTCAAAGTGCCGCCGCCCGTCCAGCCCCCACTCCCAACCCAGGAAGCGCGCCCACGGCTCCCTCGCCAGCCCAGTCCGCTCACCGGCCTTGCACTCGCAGGCCGCGTACAGGTAGTTATGTGTGCGCAACAGCTTGCACTGGCCGTAGGGCCCGCAGTCGTCCACGCAGGGGGAGAGGAAAGTGCGCAGCCGCACCTCCgcggtcgcgttccggcaccgcacgTACCTGCGCACACCGGGCGGTCAGCAGGGTCCAAAGCCGCTCCttccccgcccggccccgcctgGCCCCGCCCAGCTCACCGAGGCCCCACCCCGCACAGGGAGCGCAGGCTCAGGAACCAGGTCCCAGTCTGTGGGAAGGGGATTCGCAGCCTGGCCACTCTGGAAGTGGCACTGacggagaggaggaagccagccaGGGACTCTTAGGGGAGAAGGTAGAAGAGAGGGTATCAGCGAGAGGGAAGAGGAGTCAGTATGGGGTCAAGACCTAAAGAACCTTCACCCACCTGACCCCTCTTCCCAGGCCCATCCTTCCTCCATACCATCCCCCACTGTCGCCAAGCTCCAGAGTTAAAGCCTCTTCTGCTTTCCCCATTCCTCACCCCCACCTTTAGAACAAGTCACCGCTGCATCCCCTAGGCTCAAGGGCACCTCGTGAGTCAGGCATCCAAACACCGTCACATTTTCCTGGCGCAGGGAGCTCTGGGGAGGACAGGTATGAAGACAAGGCGGTCACACCCTCCAGACCCTAccatcaccccaccacccccagacTCCTACACCTGTTAACCCCTCTCCAGAAACCCTTCCAGGAGCTCACTGGACATCCCATTCCTGCAGGTGCTCTCCACCACAAAAGCCAGCCTacccgtctgtctgtctgtctgtctttttcttttctttttcttttcttttttcttttcttttcttttcttttcttttcttttcttttcttttcttttctctttctttctttctttctttctttttctttctttctttctttctttctttctctgtcctctcttttttctccctctcttatccCCATTCTTAGAACAGAAAAACTGGAGAACACCAGATTCTCCACAGCAGAGATCTTCCAAAGACTGATGCAAATGCAAGGCCCAGTTGTCTTTGACCAGAATTGTTTAAACTCTGTTCAAACAAGAAAGAACACCCTGTTTCAGTCCCGTCTAGCTTATACGAAGGAGTGGGAGGGGGGCTGTTGTTGGATGTAGAAACTAGTTGTGAACAAAGGAAACTGTAAGGTCTTCAATCATCTTCACTTGGGTCTGAAGGCAGGAGGAGTATAAAGAAATGCACTCTTCCCTGGGTGAAATGATCCTAGGTACTGAAGAGCGGTAACAGAATGGGTGTGTgtgggcgggcgggggggggggggggggggggggcggggagatgAAGCAACCTGTCTGGGATTTAAAGAAACCAGATATCCATAGGAATAAATGTAAGGAGTGTCTATAAGAATAAAACTAACAGAATGCCATAAACTCACCTCATTCAGGAAGGATTTGAGGTAGCTTATTAAATGCATATAATAGGATAAAAAATGCAtgagggaaatttaaaaatcaagataaaaaaataaagtctgtccCTAGATGTAAGCCATATATTTGATGCTGACTTCCAAGCAAccaaagcaaaaaaggaaacataatgaGTTACCAGATTTTATCTTACAAGTCcataagataaaatttaattagAGTCTCAAGAGAAGCACAGCATCCAAATGGGTGGTTTTCgggaaaattctcatcaaaaaaGCACCGAGTTCTGTGATGCATCCTATCCTCAACCACAAGTGTTAATTTCATACAACTTGCTTTAACTTCCCTCAGTGTGAGCCAGGGTAATAAACCAAAGTATTATTCCATAAAAGTCATTCTAGTGGGAAGCcaagggctgggggcgggggggggggggtgtcttctAGGTATGCAGTTCTCCCATCCAAATGTTCAGTTCTTGAttccaagggaaaaaataaaaataatcagaggGAAAAATCAGAGTAGATGAGCCAATATATCTTTCAGAATAAATATAATGGGTTGTTTGAGGTGTGCAGCAAATGTCATGGCAGATGGGTGTAATATAAGCAGATGAATGTAGAGAAGGACAGGGTGAGGGCCTGCAGGGGTTTGGGGCCTCTACTCTCAAGATAACTGAGGAAGAACAAGTATGGGTTGTACTGGTCTCTGAAACAGGCTATATAGTTTCAAGGTCAAATCAAGACCTCACTGTCATGGCCCAAAGGCAGTAAGAGTCACAGAGACTTGAAGTATGAAAATAAGGGATGTCTTTGGGTTTAAGAATCTGATCTGTCCTTACCAGCAGGAGGACTAAAAAGTTCTGAGCCATGTTCTACAAAAGGCCACATCTAGCCACAGAACAGGTATCAGGTTGACTGATAGGGAAATGGTGCCCATCCCCCCGGGGCTGGAGACTAGTACATAAATTATTGGATCGATGCCAATCTAAGACAGTCACTAATGGCCTGACACAGGGGTCTGCCCAAAGCTTGGTCTTATTTAATGCTGAAAATAATAACTAATAGGTACAGAATGCTGGCTTTTCAAGGATGTGAATTACACAAAGCAGGTAAGACCCAAAACCCAAGCTAGTATTAGGCAATGGCTCAAAGATGGACATAAATTCTTTCACTCAAGTTAAGTTTCACTGCAAAAATACGAGGTGGAAATTGGCAGCAGTTCACATAAACCAGCTCAGGGCACAAAACTGTATTCCTTAGTAGACAAACACAGAACTTAATGTGAAAAAGGACTGAGAAGACACACAGTTTTAGGTCTTCTTCAGTTTTCCAAAGCTTTTACTTGTGATcctattacttttataataaaaaagtaaatgtataCAGCTggtttgagaaaaaaagaaaaagaaaaaaggaaaagactctGAGATCTTAGTTCACCACAACCCCAGGTAATCCCCCAGTGTGATGTGGTAGCTCAAAAAGGAAACTTGACCTCAGGCTGCACAAAACCGCATGCCACCCCGGTCAGAGCCCCTTGGATCACTTATCTCAGAGACACTAGGAccagaggagacagaagaggatGAGGAGACGTCTAAGATGGTGAGGTTGTTCGGCTTTGAGGAGATGAGGGGCATCTAAAGGATTACTAAACAGGACAGGAATGTAACAACTGTATCACAATGAAGATGTAAAATAATAGGGGAAACTATGCAGGGAAAGAGGGGGGATATGGGGACTCCCCGTACTTTCTGCCCAATTTTTCTGTAAGCttaaaactgctctgaaaaaatcaagtctattaattaaaacaaaaaaatgataagGATAGATTTACTGGATATAGCTTCTGGGGCAAAACAAAGATTGGTGGGTAGAAATCCATGGAGGCAGATTTTCAGGGAATGTCAAGACCAAGTTTAGCAATCAGAGCTGTCTAAATATGGACTGCATGGCCTCAAGCAGTGGGGAACTCCCCATCACAGGAGATGCAAGAAAAGTGAACACCTGCCAAAGAGGCCCTTTGGAAGTAGAAGGTTAGCCTATAGAACTGCGATAACTTAGCCCACTCTGAGTTGCCCTGGCTCACCTAGCCTATCTGTAGTAGAATCAATGCTCGGgaatgtttgtatgtttgttgATCAGGCTTGGACTGAGACATTGTCCCTAATTGCAAAGTGGACCCAGAGCAACCCAGATATGCTTTGAGAAGGTAGTAAGAACCCCTACATccctgacatcttctccttcaaGTTCCCCTCCAGGgcaaacccccccaccccactttccACCAAGAGTACCACATTGAGCTGGAGCTCCAGGCTGAGGACACCTCCGCTGTCCAGCACTGGCAGCAGCCTCAGGGCAAACACTGCAGGGCGCTCGGGGGGCAGGGCCACACTGGGGCCGAAGAAGATGTAGAAGTGGACGGAGAAGGTGTCCAGCTCATTGCGCAGTGTCGGGCGCACCGGCCAGCAGTGCTCTGGTGGGGatgtggccccaggcccctccGCAGAGGCCCCCAGAGAAGGCGGCTCTGGGGGCAGTGGCTGGTTGCCCAGTGACTGGGGCATGTTCATGGCAGCTCCAGGGACAAGGACACGGGACAAGCTGGGCTGTGGGCATTCTGTGGGCAGAGGAAATCAGTGCTGGGGACTGCTACCCTCACAAGTCCTGCAGCCCCACAAACCATATCTGAGCCAGAGAGGAATTAGCAAAGGGTAGGGAGGGATGAGAATTAGAATCAAATGTCCCTTGGAAGTATGGGGCATCCAGGGTCACAAGATAGGGCCCCAGGGGATTCCTAGTGGTCACAGCCAATGGAATGTCATGTGGAGGGAGTCAAGGtcatctctccctccccaagGGCAGTGAAGACACTGTAGAAACAGATGATGGTCTCTCTCACGGATTTGCATGGGCTTTGGCAAGAACAGTGTCCCAGAGATTTTAGATGCCCCCACCTACCCCCAGGAAACTGAACGAGATTAAATCAAGGGGAGTAATGAGGTCCCTTAGTTAGCCCCAGACAGATGCAAAAAATTATCTAAAGGCCTTCCAATGAATCAAACCTCCAAGTGGAAGGGCTTCAGGGAGTGTGAAGGAGCATGGGGAGTTGGGGAGATTAAAGGGACATCACAGAGGGTCAATGAACACAACCACCATGGCCGCCTCTTCCCAGCCACTAATGTCGGCACAGGCTGAGTGGCCAAGGGAGATGTGGGGCTTCTGACCTTGCAACCGCACACACAGCTGGAAGCGGACAGTCctgccaggaccccgggatggGATCTCCACACGCACGTAGACCCAGTGCCCCCAGGGGGGCAGTGCCAGCTCCAACTGGCACACGGAGGCACCGCCACAGGACAAAGAGCTTGAGTTGTGCAGGGGTGGGGCCTTGGGACGTAGGCGCAACGTCAG
Above is a window of Meles meles chromosome 11, mMelMel3.1 paternal haplotype, whole genome shotgun sequence DNA encoding:
- the TMEM8B gene encoding transmembrane protein 8B isoform X5 → MNMPQSLGNQPLPPEPPSLGASAEGPGATSPPEHCWPVRPTLRNELDTFSVHFYIFFGPSVALPPERPAVFALRLLPVLDSGGVLSLELQLNVSSLRQENVTVFGCLTHEVPLSLGDAAVTCSKESLAGFLLSVSATSRVARLRIPFPQTGTWFLSLRSLCGVGPRYVRCRNATAEVRLRTFLSPCVDDCGPYGQCKLLRTHNYLYAACECKAGWRGWGCTDSADALTYGFQLLSTLLLCLSNLMFLPPVVLAIRSRYVLEAAVYTFTMFFSTFYHACDQPGIVVFCIMDYDVLQFCDFLGSLMSVWVTVIAMARLQPVVKQVLYLLGAMLLSMALQLDRHGLWNLLGPSLFALGILATAWTVRSVRRRHCYPPTWRRWLFYLCPGSLIAGSAVLLYAFVETRDNYFYIHSIWHMLIAGSVGFLLPPRAKTDHRVPSGARARGCGYQLCINEQEELGLVGPGGATVSSICSS